The Streptomyces sp. HUAS MG91 sequence GCCGTCGTAGGTGTCGAAGAGATACAGGTCGCGGTCGGTGGCGCCGCGGCCGAGCAGCGCCCTGGCGCAGGCCTGCATGGAGCCGCCGCGCCACACGCCGCACTCGACGATGTCGCCGGGGATGTCGTGCTCGACGACGTGCCGGGTGGCGAGGACGAACGCGTTGAGCCGCTCCGGGGACGTCATCGTCCACGGCTTCACCGCGCGGATGATCTCCTTGGCCTCGTCGTCGTAGTCGGCCGGAAGTCTGAGCTCCTTCGGCCGCGCGGGCGCCGCCGGTGCGGCGGGGACGGGCTGCGCGGCGACGCGCGGGGCGGGTACCTGGGGGCGCGTCAGCTGGTATCCGGTCAGGGTGCGGAGTGCGCCGTTGACGGCGTTCTTCCATGCCATGGGGCGGGACACTACGCGCAATTCACCCTTCCTGTCACGATGCGTCAATCCTCCGTCACTCTAAGTGGGTTGACGGCGGTACCACCAGCGCCGGGCGGGTTCCTCGACGTAGGTGTACGCGGCCCAGGACAGGCCGACGACGACGGTGGCGACCCCGATGAGCGTGAGCACGTTCTGGTCGCCCGGCGCCGCGCGCCCCCAGTGGTCGAGGACGAACCGGTTCACGGTCTGGTGCAGCAGGTAGAAGGCGTACGACCAGGCGCCGAGCCGCACCATCAGCGGCCCGCACAGCCAGCCGCGCACCCCGGAGCGCTCGCGCCGCACGCACGCGACGATCAGCAGTCCGGAGAACAGGGCCACCAACGGCCGCACCGAGCAGTCGAACTGCTGGACGACGCCCGGTCCGAACCAGTCGCCGCGGTGGGCGTACACGACGGTGTAGGCGGCGAAGACGGCGGCCAGCGGGCCGGGCCGCACCGGGATCCGCAGCCCGCGTCCCACCGCGAGCGCCAGGCTCATGCCGAGCGCGAACTCCGGCAGCCGCGCGAGCGGATGCCGCATCAGCCACTCACCGAGGAAGGGCGAGAGGTGCGTCGCGGCCCAGAGGCCGACGCCCCACATGGCGAGGAGCCCGGCGGCGCACAGGGCGAGCAGGGTGCGGGTGCGCAGCCGGTAGGCGACGCGGATCGCGAGCGGGAACAGCAGGTAGAAGAAGGCCTCGACGCTGAGCGTCCAGGAGACGCCGTTGCCCGGGAACATCGGGACGACGCCGGGGAACCAGGTCTGCACGAGCACCAGCGAGGCGAGGAAGCTGGGCAGGTCCCAGGGCACCCCGCCCCACAAGTGGAACACCCAGACGCACGGGACGGTGGCCGCGAGGTGCAGCGGCAGCACCCGGCCCGCGCGCCGCCAGTAGAAGGTCCTGGCGGCCGTCCCGGAGCGGTGCCCCCAGGCCAGCAGGAACCCGGACAGCACGAAGAAGAACCCGACGCCGTTGACGCCCATCGTCGAGTACGGGAAGAGGGCCGGTGTGTGGGCGACGCCGCCGGACGGGCTCGCGCCGGTGAAGTGGTGGACGAACACGGCGAGCGCGGCGAGGAAGCGCAGCCCGGTGAGCGAGTCGAGCCGGTCGGCGCGCGGCACGGCGGCGCGCGGCCGCAGCGCGGGCTGGTGCGGGAGCAGCGCGCTGGTCATCACGCCTCCCGTGCGACGGCGGGCGCGGGTGCGGCCGGGGCGTGCGGCGGGGCCAGCGGGATGGGCCGCGCGGGCACGAGCCGCCCCGGCGGTCCTGGCCGCGGCGGCGGGACCTCCGCGACGGCGGCCCGGGCGGCCTGCCCGGGCACGAGCCGGGCGCCGCAGTCGCCGAGTTCACCGCGCTCGTGGTGCTTGGCGTGCCGCATGCGGTCGATACGGGGCTTCGCCCAGGCGCGTACGGCGGCGATGCGCGCGATGCCGCCGGGGACGGCGGTGGCCCGGACCCAGTCGCCGCCGTTGCTCTCGCGGTACAGGCGCACGTACCCGGCGTCGGTCAGCCGCTGTGCGGTCAGCCCGGAGCGGCCCGGCCACGCGGCGTGGACGTGCAGGAGTTCGGGCCGCACCTCGTTCAGGAGATAGCCGGTGAGGGCGGCCCTGTCGCGGGCGGCGTAGGCGTCAGCGATCCGCCGGTCGGTGAGCCCGGCGACGTCGACGATCTTCAGCCTGCTGGTGAGCAGGGTGCCGCCGAGGTCGGGCAGGGCGGCCGTGGCGTCGCGGCGCAGGCCGAGCCGGTCGGCGTATGAGTCGAAGAGGCGGCCGTAGCGGTCGGCGACCCAGCACATGGACAGGGTCGGCTCGGCGGTGAACTCCTTGTCGCGCACGTCCTGTCCGGCCAGCGACAGGGTGAGCGCCCCGCCGAGCGCGCAGGCGACCAGGGCCCTGGCCCGCACCGGCGCCTCCCCGCACGCGGCGGTGACGGCGAGCGCGGCGACGGCCGAGCCGAGCACCCACACCGGGGTGGCGAACCGGTACAGCGGCATCCAGTCCGGCGCGAGCGCCCCGTACGCGAGAAGGGCGAGCGCGAGCGGCAGGCAGAGTAGGGCGACGGCGCGGCGGGCGGGTCCCGGCCGGCCGAGGGCGAGCCCGGCGCAGCCCGCGCAGACGAGGACGAGCGCCCAGCCCGCGTACCCGATCAGGTCGCCGACCTTCGCCAGGTCGGCGAGTTCGGGCGGCTGCTGGGCCTTGGCGACGGCGGTGTTGGGCACCCACAGCCCGAAGACGGCGTGCCGCCACAGCAGGAAGGTCCCGTAACCGGCGCCGAACAGCGCGCAGTTGAAGGCCGCGTCGCGCAGCGCGCGCGGGCGGCGCAGCAGCAGGACGGCTACCGGCCAGGCGGCGGCGAGGACGGCGCCGTCGGGGCGGGTGAGCGCGGCGAGCAGGGTGATCCCGGCGGCCGCGCAGGCCCCCTTGAGCCCGCTGCCGCGCACCAGGACCAGGGCGAGCGCGGCGGCGCACAGCCCGTACAGGGAGTTCTCCAGGCCGGAGAAGCACCACACCACGTAGCTGAGGTTGGCGGCGAGCAGCACGCCCGTGCCGAGCACCACGAGCCAGGCTCGGCGCGGGAGGGCCGCGCGGGCCACTCCCCCGACACAGGCGAGGGTGCCCGCGACACAGAGCAGGGCGAGCGCCTTGGGGAAGAGCGCGAGGTCGCTCACCCCCGCCCAGCCGCCCCGGTCGAAGAGGCGCAGGGTGCGTCCGACGAGCAGCAGGAGCAGCCACGCCGGGTTGGAGTACCCCTCGACGGGCGCGGACCCGGCCTGCTGGACCGGGCCGAGGCCCTCGCCGACGCTGCGGACGTAGGCGAAGGTGACGGCGGCGTCGTCGACGATCCACTGGCCGAGCGAGGCGGCCCGCAGTCCGACGAGCGCGGTGCCGGCGAGGACGGCGGCGGGGACGGCCCAGCGCGCGGGCCCGCCGCCCGGCGGGGCACCGGGCCG is a genomic window containing:
- a CDS encoding acyltransferase, translating into MTSALLPHQPALRPRAAVPRADRLDSLTGLRFLAALAVFVHHFTGASPSGGVAHTPALFPYSTMGVNGVGFFFVLSGFLLAWGHRSGTAARTFYWRRAGRVLPLHLAATVPCVWVFHLWGGVPWDLPSFLASLVLVQTWFPGVVPMFPGNGVSWTLSVEAFFYLLFPLAIRVAYRLRTRTLLALCAAGLLAMWGVGLWAATHLSPFLGEWLMRHPLARLPEFALGMSLALAVGRGLRIPVRPGPLAAVFAAYTVVYAHRGDWFGPGVVQQFDCSVRPLVALFSGLLIVACVRRERSGVRGWLCGPLMVRLGAWSYAFYLLHQTVNRFVLDHWGRAAPGDQNVLTLIGVATVVVGLSWAAYTYVEEPARRWWYRRQPT